One region of Acidimicrobiales bacterium genomic DNA includes:
- a CDS encoding O-antigen ligase family protein produces MPAVVVFIVAAGAAAAAYAAPLEIALGVLLGSWLLVPGSLWLPGAPSLLLVDRLVLLAFVIGLVVRIRRGEVSVDSLRPTRIHVVLLVYLAASFATGVALAGSDVPLKASLHIWLGVLDQLVLFVVVLAVARTIGPRRVARTVVALVVVTAVIALFERVLGSGWSSWWFHGLPKQQSAPGAIELGTRGGSSRAQAAAQFPLEYGWVTAILLPLVAAVGLSSRRLLVRLAPALVLAGVVVSVSRSPVIASTVAALVLLVGVRFDLRIRLPLLIAAAIAVLLLVFVPSLTAPFSSASHSDSASIRVDRLPPIMQAVAPHPYQGLGLGALATRGLPGVDNSYVLLYAEIGILGLLAWLASLLTALGVGLAALRAPPGPVRAIAAGCLAGIALVPVAAASYDFASVLQSGWALWILVAVATAICELAPRKASGQRRRWADRVLLPVAGFTAGAAVFALTPVHAASTYRFETQTAYWAATEPRPDEYIGRVLVNTACDVMAAAPRTDGVTISCRRMDLTQPASQGVGEARIQGPTADRVRATESELNARVHAAVPGFRVFPLGGIQSGRPTWAQTAPVWLAAGGLIVGLIAPAGRRRPDSERELEPVAAPLLSTI; encoded by the coding sequence ATGCCGGCCGTTGTCGTATTCATCGTCGCCGCGGGCGCTGCCGCTGCCGCGTACGCGGCGCCGCTCGAGATCGCTCTGGGTGTGCTCCTGGGATCCTGGCTATTGGTGCCGGGGAGCCTCTGGCTTCCTGGAGCGCCGAGCCTTCTGCTCGTCGATCGCCTCGTCTTACTGGCGTTCGTCATCGGCCTTGTCGTGCGGATCCGGCGCGGTGAAGTTTCGGTGGATTCGTTGCGTCCTACCCGGATTCACGTCGTTCTGCTTGTCTACCTGGCGGCTTCGTTCGCCACAGGTGTCGCGCTGGCCGGCAGTGACGTGCCCCTGAAGGCGTCCCTCCATATATGGCTGGGCGTGCTCGACCAGCTGGTGCTCTTCGTAGTCGTGTTGGCCGTCGCGAGGACCATCGGCCCCCGCCGAGTCGCCCGCACCGTGGTCGCCCTGGTCGTTGTGACTGCGGTGATCGCGCTGTTCGAGCGGGTCCTCGGATCGGGTTGGTCATCCTGGTGGTTCCACGGCCTGCCCAAGCAGCAGAGCGCTCCCGGAGCCATCGAGCTCGGCACCCGAGGTGGCTCGTCACGAGCCCAAGCGGCGGCCCAGTTCCCTCTCGAGTACGGCTGGGTCACCGCGATCCTCCTGCCGCTGGTTGCTGCCGTGGGCCTGTCGTCTCGCCGGTTGTTGGTTCGTCTGGCTCCGGCGCTCGTCCTGGCCGGCGTTGTCGTCTCCGTCTCGCGGAGTCCAGTCATTGCGAGCACGGTCGCCGCGTTGGTGCTCCTCGTCGGAGTCCGCTTCGACCTCCGGATACGACTTCCCTTGTTGATCGCCGCGGCCATAGCGGTGCTACTTCTCGTGTTCGTACCATCGCTCACTGCCCCGTTCTCGTCCGCCAGCCACAGCGACTCCGCATCCATCCGGGTGGACCGCCTGCCGCCGATCATGCAGGCCGTCGCTCCCCACCCGTACCAGGGTCTGGGCCTAGGTGCACTTGCCACGCGGGGGCTCCCCGGCGTCGACAATAGCTACGTCCTTCTCTACGCAGAGATCGGGATCCTCGGCCTCCTGGCTTGGCTGGCATCGTTGCTGACTGCTCTTGGCGTCGGGCTGGCGGCCCTCCGGGCACCACCCGGCCCTGTTCGCGCCATCGCTGCAGGTTGCCTCGCGGGGATCGCGCTTGTTCCGGTTGCCGCCGCCTCCTATGACTTCGCCAGTGTGCTCCAATCCGGGTGGGCACTGTGGATCTTGGTGGCTGTAGCGACCGCCATCTGTGAGCTTGCGCCTCGCAAGGCGTCTGGTCAGAGGCGACGCTGGGCAGATCGAGTTCTGCTGCCGGTCGCCGGGTTCACCGCCGGAGCTGCGGTCTTCGCCCTCACGCCTGTGCACGCCGCTTCGACCTATCGATTCGAGACTCAGACGGCCTACTGGGCGGCGACAGAGCCGAGGCCCGACGAGTACATCGGTCGCGTCTTGGTCAACACCGCTTGCGATGTCATGGCGGCTGCGCCTCGAACCGATGGCGTGACCATCAGCTGTAGGCGCATGGATCTCACGCAGCCGGCGTCGCAAGGAGTCGGTGAGGCGCGGATCCAGGGACCTACCGCCGATCGCGTACGGGCTACCGAGAGCGAGCTCAATGCTCGGGTCCACGCGGCGGTGCCTGGCTTTCGCGTGTTTCCTCTCGGTGGAATCCAGTCGGGTCGGCCGACCTGGGCCCAGACCGCGCCGGTGTGGTTGGCCGCCGGGGGCCTCATCGTCGGCCTGATTGCTCCGGCTGGTCGGCGTCGTCCGGACTCCGAGCGTGAGCTTGAACCAGTAGCTGCCCCGCTACTCAGCACGATCTGA
- a CDS encoding glycosyltransferase family 1 protein, giving the protein MTVAAAPEVVVDADVLGRRRTGDESHVQNLLRELAGVDHGMRLVAVARREEVVPAGVEPFVLPARSRVQRLGWSLPRALNALRPRLAHFQYVIPPLYRGPAVVMVHDLSFERMPQLMGYQDRLALRTLVPFAVRRADRVLTVSEWSRADILDCYGLEPERVVVTGGGLDPAFTRTGDRPDRPPYLLFVGALQPRKGPVVALDALARLPEDLQLVMVGPVKRGFGEVRASMDRLRLSSRVELAGYVSKEDLAGLYRGAACMIFPSHYEGFGLPVLEAMASGTPVVTTTAGAIPEVAGDAAVLVPPGDPDALAAGVQVAIADRDRLVAAGLDRARRFRWASVAQRTLDVYREVLS; this is encoded by the coding sequence GTGACCGTTGCTGCGGCTCCCGAGGTGGTCGTCGACGCCGACGTGCTCGGCCGGCGCAGGACCGGCGACGAGAGCCACGTTCAGAACCTTCTCAGGGAGCTGGCCGGAGTGGATCACGGAATGCGGCTGGTGGCCGTCGCGCGACGAGAAGAGGTGGTCCCTGCGGGGGTTGAGCCGTTCGTCCTCCCGGCTCGCAGCCGGGTGCAGAGGCTGGGCTGGTCCCTTCCTCGGGCCCTCAACGCTCTCCGGCCGCGTCTGGCCCACTTTCAGTACGTCATCCCGCCCCTCTATCGAGGACCGGCGGTCGTCATGGTGCACGACCTGTCGTTCGAGCGTATGCCCCAGCTCATGGGGTACCAGGACAGGCTGGCCCTTCGCACCTTGGTGCCCTTCGCGGTTCGTCGGGCGGACCGTGTGCTCACGGTCTCGGAGTGGTCTCGAGCGGACATCCTGGACTGCTACGGCCTGGAGCCCGAGCGGGTCGTGGTGACCGGGGGGGGACTCGACCCTGCCTTCACCCGCACGGGGGACCGGCCTGACCGCCCGCCGTACCTGCTGTTCGTCGGCGCCCTGCAGCCTCGCAAGGGACCGGTCGTGGCCCTGGACGCCCTGGCTCGCCTGCCCGAGGACCTCCAGTTGGTGATGGTCGGCCCGGTGAAGCGGGGGTTCGGGGAGGTGCGGGCGTCGATGGACCGGCTCCGGTTGAGCTCGAGGGTCGAGCTGGCCGGATACGTTTCCAAGGAGGACCTGGCGGGGCTCTATCGCGGAGCCGCCTGCATGATCTTCCCTTCGCACTACGAGGGGTTCGGCCTTCCCGTCCTCGAGGCGATGGCGTCCGGCACGCCGGTAGTGACTACGACCGCCGGGGCAATTCCTGAGGTCGCCGGAGACGCTGCGGTGCTGGTGCCGCCGGGCGATCCTGATGCCCTGGCGGCGGGTGTCCAGGTCGCCATCGCGGATCGCGACCGGTTGGTGGCGGCCGGACTCGATCGGGCACGGAGGTTTCGTTGGGCGAGCGTCGCTCAGAGGACACTCGACGTGTATCGGGAGGTGCTGTCGTGA
- a CDS encoding glycosyltransferase family 2 protein yields MSGTEVGAVVVTHGPHQDLADCLTALDRQVDQLVVVANLPGPLPVPPAAVLIENRRPVGFAENANRGVAATTAPWVVIANPDAVARPDVVDRLIGFAETKPAAGVLGPRLVYPDGRLQSSRRRFPTVSGTAVRRTPLRFAFPPDRWQQAHYCTDEEPDLPVPADWLIGAFLLLRRRMFDEIGGLDVGYRLYGEDIDLGYRAARAGWERWFVPDAMVQHRFAAVIDRRFLHRHTLWHMRGMARYIQKHPESMLRFR; encoded by the coding sequence GTGAGCGGCACGGAGGTCGGGGCAGTTGTTGTCACGCACGGACCCCACCAAGATCTCGCCGACTGCCTGACGGCGTTGGATCGCCAGGTCGACCAGCTCGTTGTCGTGGCCAACCTGCCCGGCCCGCTGCCCGTTCCCCCCGCGGCCGTGCTCATCGAGAACAGACGACCGGTTGGCTTCGCAGAGAACGCCAATCGTGGTGTGGCTGCCACCACCGCCCCGTGGGTTGTGATAGCCAATCCTGACGCCGTGGCTCGTCCTGACGTGGTCGACCGCCTCATCGGCTTCGCCGAGACCAAGCCCGCCGCTGGGGTCCTCGGGCCCCGCCTGGTGTATCCGGATGGCCGCCTCCAGTCGTCCAGGCGGCGGTTCCCAACTGTTTCCGGCACTGCGGTTCGCCGGACGCCCCTCCGCTTTGCGTTTCCGCCTGACCGCTGGCAGCAGGCGCATTACTGCACCGATGAGGAACCGGATCTGCCGGTGCCCGCGGACTGGCTCATTGGGGCTTTTCTCCTTCTGCGCCGCCGGATGTTTGACGAGATAGGCGGTCTCGACGTCGGATACCGCCTCTATGGCGAAGACATCGACCTTGGCTATCGGGCGGCCCGAGCCGGCTGGGAACGCTGGTTCGTGCCCGACGCGATGGTCCAGCACCGGTTTGCTGCCGTCATCGATCGGCGGTTCCTCCACAGGCACACGCTGTGGCACATGCGCGGCATGGCCCGGTACATCCAAAAGCACCCCGAGAGCATGCTCCGCTTCCGCTGA
- a CDS encoding class I SAM-dependent methyltransferase gives MIYELKVRALNSPHGHKAARRWRQVRTGVPRATQTADYMRGRVEGRSVVDVGCMWKIHGAHCFMAEDMGANRIAGVDLYSTSEFERAREDRGSKVEFYGADATEPGVLKELVGSVDLVWCFGVLYHVPDPCQLLRGLREICTSELVLETFTIPEVPGVPHAACLFPYLTDSQRRSWEGRRAQPRYPITKPLQGAGGFDNNFWGLSTTAVVAALRLAGFVVDHHEPSLHGTLRTVFFARPDPNGAVVFQSP, from the coding sequence ATGATCTATGAGCTGAAGGTTCGAGCACTGAACAGTCCGCACGGCCACAAGGCCGCGCGTCGCTGGCGCCAGGTTCGCACCGGCGTTCCCCGCGCCACCCAGACCGCGGACTACATGCGAGGCCGAGTGGAGGGTCGCAGTGTTGTGGACGTCGGCTGCATGTGGAAGATCCACGGTGCGCACTGCTTCATGGCCGAGGACATGGGTGCGAACCGCATCGCTGGAGTCGATCTCTACAGCACTTCGGAGTTCGAACGTGCTCGCGAGGACCGAGGATCCAAGGTGGAGTTCTACGGTGCGGATGCCACCGAGCCAGGGGTCCTGAAAGAGCTCGTCGGCTCAGTCGACCTCGTGTGGTGCTTCGGCGTTCTCTACCACGTCCCGGATCCGTGCCAGCTCCTAAGAGGCCTCCGGGAGATCTGCACCTCCGAGTTGGTCCTCGAGACCTTCACCATTCCTGAGGTCCCCGGCGTGCCCCACGCGGCCTGTCTCTTTCCCTACTTGACCGACTCCCAACGGCGTTCGTGGGAAGGCCGCCGAGCCCAACCCCGGTATCCGATCACCAAACCACTTCAGGGCGCCGGAGGCTTTGACAACAACTTCTGGGGCCTGTCGACCACCGCGGTTGTCGCCGCCCTGAGGTTGGCGGGTTTCGTGGTGGATCACCACGAGCCTTCTCTGCACGGGACCCTGCGGACGGTCTTCTTCGCCAGGCCGGATCCCAACGGCGCCGTGGTGTTCCAGTCGCCGTGA
- a CDS encoding glycosyltransferase — MSPAPLVSIVVPVRDGAGVLDQCLDALAGQEDAPPSEVIVVDNGSHDATAELANGHPIVDRVLLEPRPGSYAARNTGIAEAQGAVLAFTDADCRPEGRWLAEGIAALDKGDLVGGDVVPSGSPSPTIWERYDRAQYLRQGDSVAKEGFAATANLFVATRVIERIGPFDAGLRSGGDFDLCQRAGASGFRLVHAPAARVRHLPRSTAAGTWALHRRLGAGWGDLARRGERPTAWRDPAMWPALGVVTELAAQQGPRLRRRQLLLPHGVAITGRWLGRLTRRP; from the coding sequence GTGTCACCCGCACCACTCGTGAGCATTGTCGTACCCGTCAGAGATGGCGCTGGCGTGCTGGACCAGTGCCTCGACGCCCTGGCTGGCCAGGAGGATGCTCCGCCCTCGGAGGTGATTGTCGTGGACAACGGCTCTCACGACGCGACCGCCGAGCTCGCCAATGGGCACCCGATCGTGGACCGAGTGCTGCTGGAGCCCCGCCCCGGCTCGTACGCAGCGCGGAATACCGGAATCGCCGAGGCCCAAGGGGCGGTGCTCGCCTTCACCGACGCCGACTGCAGGCCCGAAGGTAGATGGCTCGCCGAGGGGATCGCGGCCCTCGACAAAGGCGACCTCGTCGGTGGGGACGTCGTCCCGAGTGGCAGTCCTTCGCCGACGATCTGGGAGCGCTACGACCGGGCTCAATACCTTCGCCAGGGCGACAGCGTGGCCAAGGAGGGGTTCGCCGCCACGGCCAACCTCTTCGTCGCCACCCGGGTCATCGAGCGCATCGGTCCCTTCGACGCAGGCCTCCGCTCGGGCGGAGATTTCGACCTGTGCCAGCGGGCCGGCGCGTCGGGGTTCCGGCTCGTTCATGCCCCCGCCGCCCGCGTCCGTCATCTGCCTCGATCGACGGCGGCCGGCACCTGGGCCCTCCATCGCCGCCTCGGAGCTGGATGGGGCGACCTCGCCCGGCGCGGCGAGCGCCCGACGGCCTGGCGAGACCCGGCGATGTGGCCAGCGCTCGGTGTCGTCACCGAGCTCGCCGCCCAGCAGGGGCCCCGACTCCGACGCCGGCAGCTGCTCCTCCCCCACGGCGTCGCCATCACGGGCCGCTGGCTCGGCCGGCTCACGCGACGTCCGTGA
- a CDS encoding glycosyltransferase has product MGSTDPVPDVTVMLPTYRRARSLALALAGLATQRAPGAQWEVIVVDNEPAPGSESVVIEATGSMPVPLRYVREPILGVSSARNRGIAEARGAVCALLDDDVVPDPGWLAALVEPLLAGRCEAVGGHVVLDPMVSRPRWLDEAGLGGYLTRFEPATEQRALHEGEVLVTASAAALTDRLRDIGGFDSRFGPRGRRHLVADDDYLSRRLAAAGCRLRYVPDAVVVHELPTERLSRRYLLRRAWLHGRSEWLLDREVLERGRFNGAGPAVNRLASEARRRWAEGLSDPAVRFHLLCDLVRSAASIGEGSSWWFDGPASGGSSHFHRVGAQ; this is encoded by the coding sequence GTGGGCTCCACCGATCCGGTGCCCGACGTGACGGTGATGTTGCCTACCTATCGCCGCGCCCGGAGCTTGGCCCTGGCCCTCGCGGGGCTGGCGACTCAGCGGGCTCCAGGCGCACAGTGGGAGGTCATCGTCGTCGACAACGAACCGGCACCCGGGTCCGAATCCGTAGTCATCGAGGCGACTGGATCGATGCCGGTCCCGCTGCGTTATGTGCGCGAGCCGATCCTGGGTGTCTCGTCGGCTCGGAACCGCGGGATCGCCGAAGCGCGAGGAGCGGTGTGCGCGCTGCTCGACGATGACGTGGTCCCCGATCCTGGCTGGCTGGCCGCCCTGGTGGAGCCACTGCTGGCTGGTCGCTGTGAGGCTGTTGGGGGTCACGTTGTCCTCGATCCGATGGTTTCGCGACCGCGATGGCTGGACGAGGCGGGCCTTGGTGGGTATCTCACCCGGTTCGAGCCGGCTACCGAGCAGCGAGCTCTTCACGAGGGGGAGGTGCTGGTGACAGCAAGTGCCGCTGCTCTTACCGACCGTCTCCGGGACATCGGCGGCTTCGATTCGCGCTTCGGTCCGCGCGGTCGTCGGCACCTCGTCGCCGACGACGACTATCTGAGCCGCAGGCTCGCGGCCGCAGGATGCCGCCTCCGGTACGTCCCGGACGCCGTTGTCGTCCACGAGCTCCCGACAGAGCGGCTCTCCCGTCGGTACCTGCTCCGCCGAGCCTGGCTGCACGGCCGGTCTGAGTGGCTGCTCGATCGGGAGGTCCTCGAGCGGGGTCGCTTCAACGGGGCCGGGCCAGCCGTCAACCGACTCGCCTCGGAGGCCCGCCGCCGGTGGGCCGAGGGACTCAGCGATCCCGCCGTCCGGTTTCATCTCCTGTGCGATCTGGTGCGATCGGCGGCGTCAATCGGTGAGGGCAGCAGCTGGTGGTTCGACGGACCCGCCTCTGGTGGGAGCAGCCACTTCCACCGGGTCGGTGCGCAATGA
- a CDS encoding glycosyltransferase, protein MSDTGSWDGAAPACSVVVCTRDRPEMLRETIVRLVENLRTSDEIIVVDSASRPGSVRAVVDNHSDRGRVRLRVVRQDVPGASRARNAGLAAARAPVVAFTDDDCLVTEDWTARIEQPFRDPGVGFVTGRVLGDLDVQLPLSLMIDTELRRFEGPGDPATYGMGNNVAFRRSALLGVGGYDEAMGPGTPIHAAEDQDLMWRVASAGWAGVYDPTAVVVHRQWRGRRGSLAQSFRYGIGAGAVAVKAIRIRRREGWEILLARLWRDGVLRALRDLQAGYEWGAVAGLVSLPGVAVGVLRGARLSLDGEHYGDQYRHSRKRRAFSATGTAT, encoded by the coding sequence ATGAGCGATACCGGCTCGTGGGATGGGGCCGCTCCAGCGTGCTCAGTGGTCGTCTGCACCCGAGATCGCCCCGAGATGCTCAGGGAGACGATCGTCAGGCTGGTCGAGAACCTCCGTACCTCTGATGAGATCATCGTGGTGGACTCGGCCTCTCGTCCTGGCTCAGTGAGGGCGGTCGTGGACAACCACAGCGACCGTGGGCGAGTACGCCTGCGCGTCGTGCGCCAGGACGTACCTGGGGCGTCCCGAGCCCGGAACGCCGGGCTGGCGGCCGCTCGGGCTCCGGTGGTGGCCTTCACCGACGACGATTGTCTGGTGACCGAAGACTGGACGGCCCGCATCGAGCAGCCCTTCCGTGACCCGGGAGTGGGGTTCGTCACCGGCCGGGTGCTCGGTGACCTCGATGTTCAGCTCCCACTTTCGTTGATGATCGACACGGAGCTTCGCCGCTTCGAGGGACCAGGCGACCCGGCAACCTACGGTATGGGCAACAACGTGGCGTTCCGGCGGTCGGCTCTACTCGGAGTCGGAGGCTACGACGAGGCCATGGGTCCGGGCACGCCGATCCACGCGGCCGAGGACCAGGACCTCATGTGGCGGGTTGCGAGCGCTGGATGGGCGGGCGTCTACGACCCGACCGCGGTCGTCGTACACCGCCAGTGGAGAGGACGTCGCGGATCGTTGGCGCAATCGTTTCGCTATGGCATCGGCGCGGGCGCGGTGGCCGTCAAGGCCATTCGGATACGACGGCGAGAGGGCTGGGAGATCCTTCTCGCTCGACTGTGGCGCGATGGTGTCCTGCGGGCGCTACGCGATCTGCAAGCCGGCTACGAGTGGGGAGCTGTTGCCGGGCTGGTCAGCCTCCCCGGAGTGGCGGTAGGAGTGTTGCGCGGTGCACGTCTGAGTCTCGACGGCGAGCACTACGGCGATCAGTACCGCCACTCACGCAAGCGACGGGCATTCAGCGCAACAGGTACGGCGACGTAG
- a CDS encoding glycosyltransferase family 1 protein — protein sequence MTRARLGFNALALQPGGTGVQTYVRELLWAIPDAVVADLLAAVRADSVDDLPPGVRPRVRPPVRGYRRFLEGARSLGSVDLVHGLDVHIPARPSAATVSTVHDLSVVDIPWSFPRQRRRGELLALRHAVRTADAVIVDSGFTGDRLRESFGRESVVVPLAPAADMVPATEEMLAKTRERFDLPPQFVLFVGLGARKDIDTLADACRIADLPLVIGGAAGPSGTVPTGTRHLGYVARSDLPALYGSATVLAYPSVYEGFGLPPLEAMACGTAVVAYDIAPLRDILGEAAVLVKPAHSGALADAIRALFADEDHRDELIVNGLAQARRYTWAATAAGTAAVYRQLGIKC from the coding sequence TTGACCCGTGCCCGGTTGGGTTTCAACGCCCTCGCCTTGCAGCCCGGAGGAACGGGTGTCCAGACCTACGTCCGGGAGTTGCTCTGGGCGATTCCTGATGCCGTGGTGGCCGACCTCCTGGCCGCGGTACGTGCCGACAGCGTCGACGACCTGCCGCCAGGGGTGAGGCCCAGGGTGCGTCCTCCGGTACGGGGCTATCGACGGTTTCTGGAAGGGGCTCGTTCCCTCGGTTCGGTCGACCTCGTTCACGGTCTGGACGTCCACATCCCTGCGAGACCTTCGGCGGCCACGGTCTCGACGGTGCACGACCTGAGCGTCGTCGACATTCCGTGGTCCTTCCCGCGTCAGCGACGCAGGGGCGAGCTGCTTGCACTTCGCCACGCGGTGCGGACGGCTGACGCGGTCATCGTGGACTCGGGCTTCACTGGCGACCGGCTGAGGGAGTCCTTCGGCCGCGAATCGGTCGTAGTGCCCCTAGCACCGGCGGCGGACATGGTGCCCGCCACGGAGGAGATGCTTGCGAAGACTCGGGAGAGGTTCGATCTACCTCCGCAATTCGTTCTCTTCGTCGGCTTGGGTGCCCGAAAGGACATCGACACTCTGGCCGACGCCTGTCGTATCGCCGACTTGCCGCTCGTCATTGGCGGGGCGGCGGGCCCTTCCGGAACCGTCCCAACCGGAACGCGGCACCTTGGCTACGTCGCCCGAAGCGATCTCCCTGCGCTGTACGGCTCGGCGACGGTCCTCGCCTACCCCTCTGTGTATGAGGGCTTCGGGTTGCCTCCCCTGGAGGCGATGGCCTGTGGCACCGCTGTGGTCGCCTACGACATCGCGCCTCTCAGGGATATTCTTGGCGAGGCGGCCGTGTTGGTGAAGCCAGCGCACAGTGGCGCGCTGGCCGACGCCATCCGAGCGCTGTTCGCCGACGAGGACCATCGCGATGAGCTCATCGTCAACGGACTTGCGCAGGCTCGCCGGTACACGTGGGCGGCCACGGCGGCGGGCACGGCAGCCGTCTACCGACAGCTCGGCATCAAATGCTGA
- a CDS encoding glycosyltransferase family 2 protein: MLPTHDRPHRLAGALTSVLAQTYRSLEVLVVDDASSRPAEETVALVCAHDSRVRVLRLETNSGAAVARNTALRRAGGELIAFLDDDDRWEPDKVAKQVEELEAHPDLGIVSCNYLIEHEPSHSAAEVFRGPSTFTAEQVQWANFPGSFSFVMARRSALGDELWLDEAFPSVEDWDLWLRCVRRARAGVVNDVLVRQVFHAERRLSNPSSESQGLEMFLDKHAPSLPAECRSFIAAHIRMQRGEGWTKRGAVLRSLLAPSARVSAILTLEQVGKQLGRLRSDPGLVNRALARMIGPDGIA, translated from the coding sequence GTGCTGCCGACCCACGATCGCCCCCACCGCCTAGCCGGTGCCCTAACCTCGGTGCTCGCCCAGACCTACCGCTCTCTCGAGGTTCTCGTGGTGGACGACGCGTCGTCGAGACCTGCCGAAGAGACAGTCGCCTTGGTCTGTGCGCACGACAGCCGAGTGCGCGTCCTCCGCCTGGAGACCAACAGCGGAGCAGCCGTGGCTCGGAACACGGCGCTCCGCCGGGCGGGCGGAGAGCTCATCGCCTTTCTCGACGACGACGATCGGTGGGAGCCCGACAAGGTGGCGAAGCAGGTCGAGGAGCTCGAGGCGCACCCGGATCTCGGCATCGTCTCGTGCAACTACCTGATCGAGCACGAGCCCTCACACTCTGCCGCCGAGGTCTTCCGCGGGCCGAGCACGTTCACCGCTGAACAGGTGCAGTGGGCGAACTTTCCAGGCAGCTTCTCCTTCGTGATGGCCCGCCGTAGCGCGCTCGGTGACGAGCTCTGGCTCGACGAAGCGTTTCCGAGTGTGGAGGATTGGGACCTGTGGTTGCGCTGCGTGAGACGAGCACGAGCCGGCGTGGTGAACGACGTCCTCGTGCGCCAGGTGTTCCACGCCGAACGCCGTCTATCGAATCCGTCCTCCGAGTCGCAAGGTCTGGAGATGTTCCTGGACAAGCACGCGCCGAGCCTCCCCGCCGAATGCCGGAGCTTCATCGCCGCGCACATCCGGATGCAACGCGGGGAGGGCTGGACCAAGCGAGGGGCCGTGTTGCGCTCCTTGCTCGCGCCGTCGGCCCGGGTCTCCGCGATCCTCACACTTGAGCAGGTCGGGAAGCAGCTCGGCCGGCTCCGCAGCGACCCCGGACTCGTCAATCGCGCTCTTGCTCGGATGATCGGGCCCGACGGGATCGCGTAG
- a CDS encoding glycosyltransferase, whose product MQPRFEQAYMGWEPAPGALAVADHVPSFPAVARFPRRVVTVHFRALADAWAVKRLAPGDVQTARCEHRAGRRARLVLAYSRRVAERLRQPATVVPIGYPAPTARLDPVEAPVAALMADWSWRPNRLSLTWLLDMWPAVRDKVPGSTLLIAGRHLDRSEVGVVPGVEVVGAVSTSSEVLARAAVVVFPCPSSSGPKIKVIEALSYGIPVVTTPAGVEGIFGAPDAGTVVADRHHFVPAVASLLAEPERRAELGSAGRERILHHHAPLVTASARLEAFTQAFGA is encoded by the coding sequence GTGCAGCCCCGCTTCGAGCAGGCGTACATGGGCTGGGAACCCGCTCCCGGCGCCCTAGCCGTCGCAGACCATGTCCCATCCTTCCCTGCCGTCGCCCGGTTCCCCCGGCGAGTCGTGACCGTGCATTTCCGGGCCCTGGCAGACGCGTGGGCCGTCAAGCGCCTGGCGCCGGGCGATGTGCAAACGGCTCGTTGCGAGCATCGGGCCGGCCGCCGGGCACGACTCGTGCTCGCCTACTCGCGCCGCGTGGCCGAACGCCTTCGCCAACCTGCCACCGTGGTCCCCATCGGCTACCCAGCACCGACAGCGCGACTGGATCCGGTCGAGGCGCCGGTCGCGGCGCTCATGGCGGATTGGTCTTGGCGGCCGAACCGCCTTTCCCTGACCTGGCTGCTCGACATGTGGCCCGCCGTGCGCGACAAGGTTCCGGGGTCCACGTTGCTCATTGCCGGGCGACACCTCGACCGATCCGAGGTCGGCGTGGTCCCTGGCGTCGAGGTCGTCGGAGCGGTGTCGACCAGTTCCGAGGTCCTGGCCAGGGCCGCCGTCGTGGTGTTTCCCTGTCCGTCGTCGAGCGGTCCGAAGATCAAGGTCATCGAGGCACTCTCCTACGGCATACCCGTCGTGACGACACCAGCGGGCGTCGAGGGCATCTTCGGGGCCCCGGATGCCGGCACGGTCGTCGCCGACCGCCACCACTTCGTCCCCGCCGTCGCCTCGCTACTCGCCGAGCCCGAGCGGCGGGCTGAGCTGGGTTCGGCTGGCAGGGAGAGGATCCTCCACCACCATGCTCCGCTTGTCACGGCCAGCGCCCGGCTGGAGGCCTTCACGCAAGCATTCGGGGCTTGA